A portion of the Macaca mulatta isolate MMU2019108-1 chromosome 2, T2T-MMU8v2.0, whole genome shotgun sequence genome contains these proteins:
- the LOC114676358 gene encoding uncharacterized protein LOC114676358 produces MANHLQLGEEEGSGEPQSHKPGTPTEGSRRGLPAPERTPKLRGPPCPARPASYLAGAVLRRRRRRHGGWAAQSHIVPGRGGRSQLRVTSAANNEGFDRRGARPARSPAPRPPPPPGPPGPAPPRPLPGSDYRAAGPPQPPQCRSHPPRPARRGAPRAAAASRRAQATLPLPLPGSRGLGVGPSGLKRGPQPWPSPRRPGLRAPSAPARPVLPARAARPAPLPSPLHPHPRLGPASPGSASLPARGPPSSGWDPAPRLVPSSARCAPSSARARAHQDRLPSATHSCTARPSSAQGRLEEGPESCVALCTRSCDNPKSTPGIPFGARVARNGLR; encoded by the exons ATGGCCAACCATCTGCAgttgggagaggaggaggggagtggggagcCTCAG TCTCACAAACCCGGGACCCCAACCGAGGGATCCAGGCGCGGGCTCCCTGCCCCCGAGCGAACCCCCAAACTTCGCGGCCCGCCGTGCCCCGCCCGGCCCGCGTCCTACCTCGCTGGGGCTGtcctgcggcggcggcggcggcggcacgGCGGCTGGGCCGCTCAGTCCCACATTGTCCCCGGGAGAGGCGGCCGCTCACAACTGCGAGTGACATCAGCTGCGAACAATGAGGGGTTTGACAGGCGCGGAGCCCGGCCGGCCCGGAGCCCGGCTCCgcgcccccccccaccccccggcccgcccggcccggcccctccccgccccctccccggaTCCGATTACAGAGCGGCGGGCCCGCCCCAGCCGCCCCAGTGCCGCAGCcacccgccccgccccgcgcgcCGCGGTGCACCCCGAGCGGCGGCCGCTTCCAGGAGGGCTCAGGCGACCCTTCCCCTGCCGCTCCCAGGGTCCCGCGGGTTGGGGGTAGGGCCATCCGGCCTGAAGCGCGGTCCCCAGCCTTGGCCTTCCCCGCGCCGCCCTGGGCTCCGAGCCCCCTCCGCTCCCGCCAGGCCAGTCCTTCCGGCCCGGGCCGCCCGCCCGGCGCCTCTGCCGAGCCCCCTGCACCCCCATCCCCGCCTCGGCCCCGCCAGCCCCGGCTCCGCCTCGCTCCCGGCCCGGGGCCCTCCGAGCTCCGGCTGGGACCCTGCGCCCCGCCTAGTTCCTAGCTCTGCTCGCTGCGCGCCATCCTCCGCTCGGGCTCGCGCCCACCAAGACCGGCTCCCCTCAGCCACCCACAGTTGCACCGCCCGGCCCTCGTCCGCGCAGGgcaggctggaggaggggcctgaGAGCTGTGTGGCCCTGTGCACCCGGTCCTGTGATAACCCCAAATCTACCCCCGGAATTCCTTTTGGGGCTAGGGTAGCAAGGAACGGGCTCCGTTGA
- the ABHD14B gene encoding putative protein-lysine deacylase ABHD14B — MAASVEQHEGTIQVQGQALFFREARPSSGQAHFSVLLLHGIRFSSETWQNLGTLHRLAQAGYQAVAIDLPGLGHSKEAAAPVPIGELAPGSFLAAVVDALELGPPVVISPSLSGMYSLPFLTAPGSQLRGYVPVAPICTDKINAANYASVKTPALIVYGDQDPMGQSSFEHLKQLPNHRVLIMKGAGHPCYLDKPEEWHTGLLDFLQGLQ; from the exons ATGGCGGCAAGCGTGGAGCAGCACGAGGGCACCATCCAGGTGCAGGGCCAGGCCCTCTTCTTCCGAGAGGCCCGGCCCAGCAGTGGGCAAGCTCACTTCTCTGTACTGCTACTGCATGGTATTCGCTTCTCCTCCGAGACCTGGCAGAACCTGGGTACACTGCACAGGCTGGCCCAGGCTGGCTACCAGGCTGTGGCCATTGACCTGCCAG GTCTGGGGCACTCCAAGGAAGCAGCAGCCCCTGTGCCTATTGGGGAGCTGGCCCCTGGCAGCTTCCTGGCGGCTGTGGTGGATGCCTTGGAGCTGGGCCCCCCGGTTGTGATCAGTCCATCACTGAGTGGCATGTACTCCCTGCCCTTCCTCACGGCCCCTGGCTCCCAGCTACGCGGCTATGTGCCAGTGGCCCCCATCTGCACTGACAAAATCAATGCTGCCAACTATGCCAGTGTGAAG ACTCCAGCTCTGATTGTATATGGAGACCAGGACCCCATGGGTCAGTCCAGCTTTGAGCACCTGAAGCAGCTGCCCAACCACCGGGTGCTGATCATGAAGGGGGCGGGGCACCCCTGTTACCTGGACAAACCAGAGGAGTGGCATACAGGGCTGCTGGACTTCCTGCAGGGGCTCCAGTGA
- the ABHD14B gene encoding putative protein-lysine deacylase ABHD14B isoform X1: MDPASLWPQEGAPEHGPVPAPAGWGPASSPTIPPPAPIRRQYASASRLRESTQLPRPFTSTAAAGMAASVEQHEGTIQVQGQALFFREARPSSGQAHFSVLLLHGIRFSSETWQNLGTLHRLAQAGYQAVAIDLPGLGHSKEAAAPVPIGELAPGSFLAAVVDALELGPPVVISPSLSGMYSLPFLTAPGSQLRGYVPVAPICTDKINAANYASVKTPALIVYGDQDPMGQSSFEHLKQLPNHRVLIMKGAGHPCYLDKPEEWHTGLLDFLQGLQ, from the exons ATGGACCCTGCGAGCTTGTGGCCACAAGAGGGCGCCCCGGAGCACGGCCCAGTCCCCGCCCCCGCTGGATGGGGACCGGCCTCTTCACCCACCATTCCTCCGCCGGCTCCAATTCGCCGCCAGTACGCGTCTGCTTCCCGTCTGCGCGAGTCCACACAGCTCCCCAG GCCCTTCACCAGCACAGCAGCGGCAGGCATGGCGGCAAGCGTGGAGCAGCACGAGGGCACCATCCAGGTGCAGGGCCAGGCCCTCTTCTTCCGAGAGGCCCGGCCCAGCAGTGGGCAAGCTCACTTCTCTGTACTGCTACTGCATGGTATTCGCTTCTCCTCCGAGACCTGGCAGAACCTGGGTACACTGCACAGGCTGGCCCAGGCTGGCTACCAGGCTGTGGCCATTGACCTGCCAG GTCTGGGGCACTCCAAGGAAGCAGCAGCCCCTGTGCCTATTGGGGAGCTGGCCCCTGGCAGCTTCCTGGCGGCTGTGGTGGATGCCTTGGAGCTGGGCCCCCCGGTTGTGATCAGTCCATCACTGAGTGGCATGTACTCCCTGCCCTTCCTCACGGCCCCTGGCTCCCAGCTACGCGGCTATGTGCCAGTGGCCCCCATCTGCACTGACAAAATCAATGCTGCCAACTATGCCAGTGTGAAG ACTCCAGCTCTGATTGTATATGGAGACCAGGACCCCATGGGTCAGTCCAGCTTTGAGCACCTGAAGCAGCTGCCCAACCACCGGGTGCTGATCATGAAGGGGGCGGGGCACCCCTGTTACCTGGACAAACCAGAGGAGTGGCATACAGGGCTGCTGGACTTCCTGCAGGGGCTCCAGTGA
- the ABHD14B gene encoding putative protein-lysine deacylase ABHD14B isoform X2 produces the protein MDPASLWPQEGAPEHGPVPAPAGWGPASSPTIPPPAPIRRQYASASRLRESTQLPRPFTSTAAAGMAASVEQHEGTIQVQGQALFFREARPSSGQAHFSVLLLHGIRFSSETWQNLGTLHRLAQAGYQAVAIDLPGLGHSKEAAAPVPIGELAPGSFLAAVVDALELGPPVVISPSLSGMYSLPFLTAPGSQLRGYVPVAPICTDKINAANYASVKVPFSDCIWRPGPHGSVQL, from the exons ATGGACCCTGCGAGCTTGTGGCCACAAGAGGGCGCCCCGGAGCACGGCCCAGTCCCCGCCCCCGCTGGATGGGGACCGGCCTCTTCACCCACCATTCCTCCGCCGGCTCCAATTCGCCGCCAGTACGCGTCTGCTTCCCGTCTGCGCGAGTCCACACAGCTCCCCAG GCCCTTCACCAGCACAGCAGCGGCAGGCATGGCGGCAAGCGTGGAGCAGCACGAGGGCACCATCCAGGTGCAGGGCCAGGCCCTCTTCTTCCGAGAGGCCCGGCCCAGCAGTGGGCAAGCTCACTTCTCTGTACTGCTACTGCATGGTATTCGCTTCTCCTCCGAGACCTGGCAGAACCTGGGTACACTGCACAGGCTGGCCCAGGCTGGCTACCAGGCTGTGGCCATTGACCTGCCAG GTCTGGGGCACTCCAAGGAAGCAGCAGCCCCTGTGCCTATTGGGGAGCTGGCCCCTGGCAGCTTCCTGGCGGCTGTGGTGGATGCCTTGGAGCTGGGCCCCCCGGTTGTGATCAGTCCATCACTGAGTGGCATGTACTCCCTGCCCTTCCTCACGGCCCCTGGCTCCCAGCTACGCGGCTATGTGCCAGTGGCCCCCATCTGCACTGACAAAATCAATGCTGCCAACTATGCCAGTGTGAAGGTACCCTT CTCTGATTGTATATGGAGACCAGGACCCCATGGGTCAGTCCAGCTTTGA